A stretch of the Papaver somniferum cultivar HN1 chromosome 6, ASM357369v1, whole genome shotgun sequence genome encodes the following:
- the LOC113288850 gene encoding uncharacterized protein LOC113288850: MDTVIAEKKKNKREEDEQERSHREEDDDDDEQEYEEVEQEFGSRIIIHFVKRIYEYVSNPANGSVFLPEGGFMFHTSNIEPIQSFSCWVFQLKDQPGFRIKTIRDGPKRYVNPRFKENDESVFEINVKAIKTLVDAAGEVDSVRRDQVSASEKVAESLLMLREIRVPGLHEEGRDAIYIEFLRSWQSQWKKTERSQEGCVTLEMVCCKFNFWS, translated from the exons ATGGATACCGTGatcgcagagaagaagaagaacaagagggaagaagatgaacaagagaGAAGTCAcagggaagaagatgatgatgatgatgagcagGAATATGAGGAGGTGGAGCAAGAATTCGGATCTAGAATCATTATACATTTTGTTAAGAGAATCTATGAATATGTTTCAAATCCAGCCAATGGTTCAGTTTTTCTCCCAGAAGGAGGATTCATGTTCCACACCAGCAATATTGAACCGATTCAGAGTTTTTCTTGCTGGGTATTTCAACTCAAAGACCAACCT GGGTTCCGTATCAAGACAATTAGGGATGGCCCAAAGAGGTACGTGAATCCTCGCTTCAAAGAAAATGATGAATCTGTGTTTGAGATCAACGTCAAGGCTATCAAGACTTTAGTTGATGCTGCTGGTGAAGTTGATTCTGTAAGGAGGGACCAAGTGAGCGCTTCAGAGAAAGTAGCCGAGTCTCTGCTGATGTTAAGGGAAATTCGTGTTCCAGGTTTGCACGAAGAAGGAAGGGACGCGATATATATAGAGTTCTTGAGAAGTTGGCAGTCGCAATGGAAGAAAACCGAAAGGTCACAGGAAGGATGTGTAACCTTAGAAATGGTTTGTTGCAAGTTTAATTTTTGGAGTTAG